The following proteins are co-located in the Desulfatitalea tepidiphila genome:
- a CDS encoding tetrathionate reductase family octaheme c-type cytochrome — MAAAAPPETETAKAPESAAWFAPDQVEAQKRAQEVVPFVAEVRDECKLCRQQRLRDEGYGVKDQAHSYLLLDSPIIKRTEDRYGPVRFMHSKHAAITQDCALCHHFRPADESASETVRCSACHQEAFRTDHPECIGLKAAYHQQCMACHEEMEKGPVGCIGCHQKNVPDHKDLVQLPDNPEPSQVTSECLRCHKAAGQDMLSTAHWLWKGPSPYTLDHRKAVHHGKATTAVNNFUVSIISNEARCTSCHAGYGWKDATFDFTDMTKIDCLVCHDTTGTYKKIPTGAGMPDPSVDLVKVAKSVGHTTRKTCGDCHFNGGGGEAVKHADLSRQLLHPERNCDIHMGGYDFQCAECHRTRNHKIAGRSSSVPVVEGSRECENCHTNRPHYGGKLLDHHLNKHSDNIACTTCHAPVYAKCKPTKTWWDWSTAGDKTRKPQKDKYGMEDYNWMKGDFVWKESAKPVYRWYGGFMKRVLLGDRMDIDAPDGVNIAEPVGSINDPNSKISPFKIMAGVQPVDQEHKYLLVPHLFPRDKDDTTAYWKNLDWQKAFTDGMKAANMPYSGKVKWITTRMFWGVQHEVMPAPMALSCVQCHDSLKGERTCDRCHQDSRNVDFKTIAHKGTDFSYMASQGRDVSHLIGSTDYIDFKSLGYKGDPILYGGRFKKLPMGYKAHK; from the coding sequence ATGGCCGCCGCCGCGCCGCCCGAGACCGAAACCGCAAAGGCGCCCGAATCTGCGGCATGGTTCGCCCCCGACCAGGTCGAAGCCCAAAAACGCGCCCAGGAGGTGGTCCCGTTTGTCGCCGAGGTGCGCGACGAGTGCAAGCTCTGCCGCCAGCAACGACTCCGCGACGAGGGGTATGGCGTCAAGGACCAGGCCCACAGCTACCTGCTGCTCGACAGCCCGATCATCAAGCGCACCGAAGACCGCTACGGTCCGGTGCGCTTCATGCACAGCAAGCATGCCGCCATTACCCAGGACTGCGCATTGTGCCACCACTTCCGGCCGGCCGATGAGAGCGCGTCGGAAACCGTGCGCTGCTCGGCCTGCCACCAGGAGGCGTTCCGGACGGATCATCCCGAGTGCATCGGCCTGAAAGCCGCCTATCACCAGCAGTGCATGGCATGCCACGAGGAGATGGAGAAAGGGCCGGTCGGATGCATCGGCTGCCATCAGAAAAACGTACCGGATCACAAGGACCTGGTGCAGCTGCCCGACAACCCGGAACCCTCCCAGGTCACGTCCGAGTGCCTGCGCTGCCACAAGGCCGCGGGCCAGGACATGCTCTCCACGGCCCACTGGCTCTGGAAGGGCCCTTCTCCATATACGCTCGACCATCGCAAGGCGGTCCATCACGGCAAAGCGACAACCGCCGTGAACAATTTCTGAGTGAGCATCATCAGCAACGAGGCTCGTTGCACAAGCTGCCACGCAGGATACGGTTGGAAAGACGCGACCTTCGATTTCACGGACATGACCAAAATCGATTGCCTGGTGTGTCACGACACCACCGGCACCTATAAAAAAATTCCCACCGGGGCCGGCATGCCCGATCCCAGCGTAGATCTCGTCAAGGTGGCCAAGAGCGTCGGCCACACCACCCGCAAGACCTGTGGGGACTGTCACTTCAACGGCGGCGGCGGCGAAGCGGTCAAACACGCCGACCTTTCGCGCCAACTGCTGCACCCCGAGCGTAACTGCGACATCCACATGGGCGGCTACGACTTTCAATGCGCGGAGTGCCACCGCACCCGCAACCACAAAATCGCCGGCCGCAGCAGCTCGGTACCCGTGGTGGAAGGCAGCCGGGAATGCGAAAACTGCCACACCAACAGGCCGCACTATGGTGGCAAACTGCTCGATCACCATCTGAACAAACACTCGGACAACATCGCCTGTACCACCTGCCATGCCCCGGTCTATGCCAAATGCAAGCCCACCAAGACATGGTGGGACTGGTCTACGGCCGGCGACAAGACGCGCAAACCCCAAAAAGACAAGTACGGCATGGAAGACTACAACTGGATGAAGGGCGATTTCGTCTGGAAAGAGTCGGCCAAACCGGTCTACCGATGGTATGGCGGCTTCATGAAGCGCGTGCTGCTGGGCGACCGCATGGACATCGACGCGCCGGACGGGGTCAACATCGCCGAACCGGTGGGCTCCATCAACGACCCCAACTCCAAAATCTCGCCGTTCAAGATCATGGCCGGTGTTCAACCCGTGGACCAGGAGCACAAGTACCTGCTCGTGCCCCATCTGTTTCCCCGCGACAAGGACGACACGACGGCCTACTGGAAGAATCTCGACTGGCAGAAAGCCTTCACCGATGGCATGAAAGCGGCCAACATGCCCTACAGCGGCAAGGTCAAATGGATCACGACCCGCATGTTCTGGGGCGTACAGCACGAGGTGATGCCGGCCCCCATGGCGCTCTCGTGCGTGCAGTGCCATGACAGCCTCAAAGGTGAACGCACCTGCGACCGCTGCCACCAGGACAGCCGAAATGTGGATTTCAAAACCATCGCCCACAAAGGAACCGACTTCAGCTACATGGCCTCCCAGGGCCGGGATGTAAGCCACCTCATCGGCTCGACCGATTATATCGACTTCAAATCCCTGGGGTACAAGGGTGATCCGATCCTCTATGGCGGACGCTTCAAGAAGCTGCCAATGGGGTACAAGGCCCACAAGTAA